Proteins encoded by one window of Shewanella avicenniae:
- a CDS encoding MinD/ParA family protein, with protein sequence MTRDQASGLRKMNQEYNDKVKVIAVTGGKGGVGKTSVSINTAVALAEKGKRVVVLDADLGLANVDVMLGLRAERNLSHVLSGEAELDDIILRGPKGIGIIPATSGTQAMVELSPAQHAGLIRAFSEMKTQFDILIVDTAAGISDMVLSFSRASQDVLVVVCDEPTSITDAYALIKILSREHGVFRFKIVANMVRSLREGMELFAKLSKVTDRFLDVALELVATIPFDENLRKSVRKQKLIVEAFPKSPASIAYHGLANKVISWPIPQQPGGHLEFFVERLVKKPEYQEEGASE encoded by the coding sequence ATGACCCGGGACCAAGCGAGCGGTTTACGAAAAATGAATCAGGAATATAACGACAAAGTGAAAGTGATAGCCGTTACTGGTGGCAAAGGCGGGGTTGGTAAAACGAGCGTCTCCATCAATACCGCTGTTGCATTAGCAGAGAAAGGGAAGCGTGTAGTCGTACTGGACGCTGACCTCGGGTTGGCCAACGTTGACGTCATGCTGGGCTTACGTGCGGAGCGTAACTTGTCACACGTGTTGTCAGGCGAAGCTGAGTTAGACGACATCATTCTGCGTGGGCCTAAAGGCATCGGGATTATCCCCGCAACTTCAGGTACGCAAGCAATGGTAGAACTCAGTCCAGCACAACATGCTGGGTTGATTCGCGCCTTCAGCGAAATGAAAACCCAATTTGATATCCTCATCGTGGACACCGCCGCCGGTATCTCTGACATGGTGCTGAGTTTTTCTCGTGCCTCACAAGATGTATTGGTGGTTGTCTGTGATGAACCTACCTCGATTACCGACGCCTACGCGCTTATCAAAATTCTCAGTCGTGAGCATGGTGTGTTCCGCTTCAAAATTGTGGCTAATATGGTCCGCAGTTTACGTGAAGGCATGGAATTATTTGCTAAGCTCAGTAAAGTAACCGACCGATTTTTAGATGTCGCGCTAGAATTAGTAGCAACAATTCCTTTCGATGAAAACTTGCGAAAATCAGTACGTAAGCAAAAATTGATTGTAGAAGCGTTTCCTAAGTCGCCTGCCAGTATCGCCTATCATGGATTGGCGAACAAAGTGATCAGTTGGCCTATCCCACAACAACCGGGTGGTCATTTAGAGTTCTTTGTTGAACGACTGGTTAAGAAGCCTGAATACCAAGAGGAAGGTGCGAGT
- the flhF gene encoding flagellar biosynthesis protein FlhF → MKIKRFFAKDMRTALAQVKDTLGSDAVIMSNKKVTGGIEIVAAVDYDEPQPKITQPQAAIFPDLSDDKVSIGHVKTTARPVKATAPAADSLEALLERQHARLKQQISDNNAHQASAIETPAWAQGLEKPKAAESRSLADSMPFGHQPAAKNTNAKQSKEIELMREELASIRNLLTHQMSSLMKDHKNRTDPVGAMLERKLLEAEFSPAVSAKLAALSEHYTPAELVRALPQALANLLDNKGDDIVRQGGIVALVGPTGVGKTTSLAKIAARFVAHHGPDSVVLITTDHYRIGAFEQLATYGKIMGCPVKQANDLKELEQIVYQFRNRKLVLIDTAGMGQRDMRLCEQLDNLAANSRLPIRSYLVLSATGQRRVLEEAVAHFQRIPLAGAILTKLDESVSLGAALSVLIQSGLSLSYITDGQRVPEDMQVADTLALAKQALALLNKSETQVFHPRARSPEMTYAFE, encoded by the coding sequence GTGAAAATTAAACGTTTTTTTGCCAAAGATATGCGAACTGCGCTGGCGCAAGTCAAAGACACACTCGGCTCTGATGCAGTCATTATGTCGAACAAAAAGGTCACTGGTGGCATCGAAATTGTGGCCGCGGTCGATTACGACGAGCCACAGCCAAAAATCACTCAACCGCAAGCGGCGATTTTTCCAGACCTGTCTGACGACAAAGTCTCTATTGGGCACGTCAAAACCACTGCGCGCCCTGTGAAAGCTACTGCTCCCGCTGCAGATTCACTGGAAGCCTTATTAGAGCGTCAACACGCACGCCTGAAGCAACAAATTAGCGATAATAACGCGCACCAAGCATCAGCAATAGAAACACCCGCTTGGGCACAGGGGCTAGAAAAACCTAAAGCAGCTGAGTCGCGCAGTTTGGCCGACAGCATGCCATTTGGCCATCAGCCGGCGGCAAAAAATACCAATGCCAAGCAGTCAAAAGAGATTGAGTTGATGCGTGAAGAGCTGGCCTCTATTCGTAATTTATTGACGCATCAAATGAGCTCGCTGATGAAAGATCATAAAAATCGTACTGATCCGGTCGGGGCGATGCTTGAGCGTAAACTGCTGGAAGCTGAATTTTCACCCGCGGTATCAGCTAAGCTCGCTGCGTTGAGTGAACACTACACACCTGCAGAGCTGGTGCGAGCCTTACCACAAGCGTTAGCTAATTTGTTGGATAACAAAGGTGACGATATTGTTCGTCAGGGTGGCATTGTCGCATTGGTAGGACCAACTGGCGTTGGTAAAACGACCTCACTGGCCAAAATTGCAGCTCGGTTTGTGGCGCATCACGGCCCAGATTCCGTGGTTTTGATCACCACCGACCATTATCGCATTGGAGCCTTTGAGCAATTGGCAACTTATGGCAAGATAATGGGATGTCCAGTAAAACAAGCTAATGATCTTAAAGAGTTGGAGCAAATTGTCTATCAATTCCGCAATCGCAAATTAGTCTTGATCGATACCGCTGGAATGGGACAACGAGATATGCGATTGTGCGAACAATTGGATAACTTGGCAGCCAACAGTCGCTTGCCTATCAGAAGTTATTTGGTGCTGTCGGCAACTGGCCAACGTCGCGTATTAGAAGAAGCGGTGGCGCATTTTCAACGGATCCCGTTAGCAGGCGCAATTTTGACTAAACTCGATGAGTCAGTTTCTTTAGGTGCCGCATTGAGTGTATTGATTCAAAGTGGTTTATCATTGAGTTACATCACTGATGGACAACGCGTGCCAGAAGATATGCAGGTAGCTGATACGCTGGCATTAGCGAAACAAGCCTTAGCCTTGTTGAATAAGTCAGAGACACAAGTATTTCACCCTAGAGCCAGGTCACCAGAGATGACCTATGCATTTGAGTAG
- the flhA gene encoding flagellar biosynthesis protein FlhA — MDVRATLGQWRQIRPASFKGVGTPLLVLATLAMIVLPMPAFLLDILFSFNIALALVVLLVAVYTSRPLDFAAFPTVLLVATLLRLALNVASTRVVLLEGHNGADAAGKVIEAFGSVVIGGNYAVGLVVFLILIIINFAVVTKGAGRISEVSARFTLDAMPGKQMAIDADLNAGIINQEQARLRRAEVTAEADFYGSMDGASKFVKGDAVAGILILVINILGGFIIGMVQHGLDFSQAVEIYTLLTIGDGLVAQIPGLLLSIAAALMVTRQNESGDMGEQVVQQMFDNPKSLMIAASVLFIMGIVPGMPHLAFLSFALVAAAGAYFINRRNEANKKKALELAKNGPIEKATAEPKDLSWDDVRPVDTIGLEVGYRLIPLVDKGQGGELLGRIKGVRKKLSQELGFLVPAVHIRDNLDLAPSAYRISLMGVASGEAEIRHDCELAINPGQVFGKLDGVATKDPAFGLEAVWIAPEMREHAQTLGYTVVDASTVIATHLSQLLTNNAAKLLGYEEVQQLLDMLSKRAPKLVEGFVPDVMSLATVVKVMQNLLNEGVSVRDLRTIVQTLLEYGPKSTDPEVLTAAVRIALKRMIVQEIAGPEDEVPVITLAPELEQMLHQSMQATGGDGPNIEPGLAERMQRSLVDAAQKQEMVGQPAILLTSGMLRATLSRFVKHTIPNLRVISYQEVPDEKQIRIVAAVGQ, encoded by the coding sequence ATGGATGTAAGAGCAACTCTCGGACAGTGGCGCCAAATTCGACCTGCCAGTTTTAAAGGCGTAGGTACGCCGCTACTCGTGTTAGCTACGCTGGCAATGATTGTGTTGCCGATGCCCGCTTTTCTGCTGGATATCCTGTTTTCATTCAATATCGCCTTAGCACTTGTGGTGCTGCTGGTGGCGGTGTACACCAGCCGCCCACTAGATTTTGCTGCATTTCCCACTGTACTTTTGGTCGCAACTTTATTGCGATTGGCGCTAAACGTTGCGTCAACGCGGGTTGTGTTGCTTGAGGGGCATAATGGCGCCGACGCCGCAGGTAAAGTGATTGAAGCCTTTGGCTCGGTAGTGATTGGTGGCAACTATGCTGTGGGTTTGGTGGTGTTTTTAATCCTCATCATCATCAACTTCGCGGTAGTGACCAAAGGTGCAGGCCGTATTTCTGAAGTTAGTGCTCGCTTTACCTTGGATGCCATGCCAGGTAAGCAGATGGCGATTGATGCGGACTTAAATGCGGGTATCATCAATCAAGAACAAGCGCGTCTGCGCCGAGCTGAAGTGACAGCAGAGGCGGATTTTTACGGCTCAATGGACGGTGCTTCGAAGTTCGTAAAAGGGGATGCGGTTGCGGGTATTTTGATTCTGGTGATCAACATTCTCGGCGGCTTTATCATCGGTATGGTGCAGCACGGATTAGACTTCTCTCAAGCGGTAGAGATCTACACCCTGTTGACCATTGGTGACGGTTTGGTGGCTCAGATCCCCGGTTTACTGTTGTCTATCGCCGCCGCCTTAATGGTGACTCGTCAAAATGAAAGCGGTGATATGGGCGAGCAAGTCGTCCAGCAGATGTTTGATAACCCTAAGTCACTGATGATTGCAGCGTCAGTGCTGTTCATCATGGGCATAGTGCCGGGGATGCCGCATCTGGCGTTCCTCAGCTTTGCATTGGTGGCAGCTGCTGGTGCCTACTTCATTAATCGTCGCAACGAAGCCAACAAGAAAAAAGCGCTCGAGCTGGCCAAAAATGGCCCAATCGAAAAAGCGACTGCTGAGCCGAAAGATCTCAGCTGGGACGATGTGCGCCCTGTGGATACCATTGGCCTTGAAGTAGGCTATCGCTTGATCCCGTTGGTGGACAAAGGCCAAGGCGGCGAACTGCTTGGTCGTATCAAAGGGGTACGTAAAAAGCTGTCGCAAGAGCTGGGCTTTTTGGTGCCTGCGGTACACATTCGTGACAACCTTGATTTGGCCCCTTCTGCTTATCGTATCTCATTGATGGGCGTCGCTTCAGGTGAGGCGGAGATACGCCATGACTGCGAATTGGCTATCAACCCAGGCCAAGTGTTTGGCAAGCTTGATGGGGTGGCAACTAAAGACCCAGCCTTTGGGTTGGAAGCGGTTTGGATTGCGCCTGAAATGCGTGAACACGCGCAAACTCTCGGTTACACAGTGGTTGACGCATCTACGGTTATTGCCACTCACTTAAGCCAATTACTGACCAACAACGCAGCTAAATTGCTCGGGTATGAAGAAGTACAGCAATTGCTGGATATGTTGTCGAAGCGTGCGCCTAAGTTGGTGGAGGGTTTTGTCCCCGATGTCATGAGTTTGGCGACCGTGGTAAAAGTAATGCAAAACCTGCTCAACGAAGGTGTATCAGTACGCGATCTGCGCACAATTGTACAAACGCTGTTGGAGTATGGGCCTAAGAGCACCGATCCGGAAGTGCTAACCGCTGCAGTGCGTATTGCCCTTAAACGCATGATCGTACAAGAGATTGCAGGACCCGAAGATGAAGTGCCTGTCATTACTTTGGCGCCTGAGTTGGAACAGATGTTGCATCAGTCGATGCAAGCGACAGGTGGCGATGGTCCAAACATCGAACCAGGCCTTGCAGAACGGATGCAGCGCTCCTTAGTAGACGCAGCGCAAAAGCAAGAGATGGTCGGTCAGCCAGCAATTCTACTGACCTCAGGAATGCTCCGCGCCACACTGTCACGCTTCGTTAAGCACACCATTCCAAACTTAAGAGTCATCTCTTATCAGGAAGTGCCTGACGAGAAGCAGATTAGAATCGTCGCGGCAGTCGGCCAGTAG
- the flhB gene encoding flagellar biosynthesis protein FlhB, producing the protein MAENQDGQEKTEEATSRRLEQAREKGQVPRSRELGTSAVLLASALGFAIAGPSLINGLSNMMRSLFTIERDQIFDTRSLFSVWSAVLAETGLPILGFIAFLALVAFVGNIVVGGVSFSAQAITPKGSKMNPLTGLKRMFGLQALVELTKGIAKFSVVALSAYLLLTVYFPDILNLSQDHLPGNLMHAMDLLWWIFTLLCFSTLLIVIIDVPYQIWNHNKQLRMTKQEVKDEYKDTEGKPEVKGRIRQLQREMAQRRMMAEVPKADVIVVNPEHYAVAVKYDAKKAAAPYIVAKGTDEVAFKIREIAREYNIAIVSAPLLARAIYHTTKIEQQIPEGLFTAVAQVLAYVFQLRQYQKGRGRKPTPIPLNQPIPDEFKKY; encoded by the coding sequence ATGGCGGAAAATCAGGACGGACAGGAAAAAACCGAAGAGGCCACCTCCCGAAGGCTTGAGCAGGCGCGGGAGAAAGGCCAAGTACCGCGCTCAAGAGAGTTGGGTACCTCGGCAGTGCTGCTGGCGTCTGCGTTAGGATTCGCGATTGCGGGGCCCAGTTTGATTAATGGCTTATCCAATATGATGAGAAGTCTGTTCACGATTGAACGTGACCAGATTTTCGATACCCGCAGTTTATTCAGCGTTTGGAGTGCGGTGCTGGCTGAGACTGGTCTGCCCATTTTGGGGTTTATAGCGTTTCTAGCATTGGTTGCGTTTGTAGGCAATATCGTGGTTGGTGGGGTAAGTTTTAGTGCGCAGGCGATTACGCCCAAGGGCAGTAAAATGAACCCTTTGACCGGACTCAAGCGGATGTTTGGTCTGCAAGCGTTAGTGGAACTGACCAAGGGCATTGCAAAATTCTCGGTAGTGGCCTTATCGGCTTACCTGCTGCTGACTGTGTATTTCCCCGATATTTTGAATCTGTCACAGGACCATCTTCCCGGCAATTTAATGCATGCGATGGACTTGCTGTGGTGGATTTTTACCCTGCTGTGTTTTTCAACCTTGTTGATTGTGATTATCGATGTGCCGTATCAGATTTGGAACCATAACAAACAGTTACGGATGACTAAACAAGAGGTAAAAGACGAATATAAAGACACTGAAGGTAAGCCTGAAGTGAAAGGGCGGATTCGTCAGCTGCAACGTGAAATGGCACAGCGGCGGATGATGGCCGAAGTGCCAAAAGCTGACGTGATTGTGGTGAACCCTGAGCATTATGCTGTTGCGGTGAAGTATGATGCGAAGAAAGCCGCCGCGCCCTATATCGTCGCCAAGGGCACGGATGAAGTGGCGTTTAAAATTCGTGAAATCGCCCGTGAATATAATATTGCGATTGTTTCCGCGCCGCTGTTGGCACGGGCAATTTACCACACCACTAAGATTGAACAGCAGATCCCTGAAGGGCTATTTACTGCTGTGGCACAAGTGTTGGCCTACGTATTTCAATTGCGTCAATATCAAAAAGGCCGTGGTCGTAAGCCTACGCCGATCCCGCTTAATCAACCGATTCCTGATGAGTTTAAAAAGTACTAA
- the fliR gene encoding flagellar biosynthetic protein FliR, whose translation MDFLFATLQQTIAAYAWPLFRISSMLMVMAIFGASTTPTRVRLLMAVAITVAVAPMLPPMPQADLLSIESTFITIQQILIGVAMGFVSLMLMQIFVLTGQIIGMQTSLGFASMVDPSSGQQTPVVGNFFLVLTTLIFLSVDGHLVMLRMLIASFDTVPVSTSGLEVGTYKQIGEWGAYMFGAALTMSLSSIIALLIINLSFGVMTRAAPQLNIFAIGFPVTMIGGLIILWLTLDQIMSHFDEVWQAAQVLLCDIAGLQCKLDGVP comes from the coding sequence ATGGACTTTTTGTTTGCTACGCTGCAACAGACCATCGCCGCTTATGCTTGGCCACTATTCCGTATATCGAGCATGTTAATGGTAATGGCGATATTTGGCGCCAGTACCACCCCAACTCGCGTTCGCTTGCTTATGGCTGTAGCCATTACCGTGGCGGTTGCCCCTATGTTGCCACCGATGCCGCAAGCCGATCTGCTGTCTATCGAATCGACCTTTATTACCATTCAGCAAATTCTCATAGGGGTGGCGATGGGATTTGTGTCGCTGATGCTGATGCAAATCTTTGTGCTCACTGGCCAGATTATTGGTATGCAAACCAGTTTGGGCTTTGCCTCGATGGTTGACCCTTCATCGGGGCAACAAACGCCCGTGGTAGGTAACTTTTTCTTAGTGTTAACCACGCTCATTTTTCTCAGCGTTGATGGGCATCTGGTGATGCTTCGAATGCTAATTGCCAGCTTTGATACCGTACCCGTATCCACCAGCGGGCTTGAAGTGGGCACCTATAAGCAAATTGGCGAGTGGGGCGCATATATGTTTGGCGCGGCGCTGACAATGTCGTTATCTTCTATTATCGCATTGTTAATCATTAACTTATCTTTTGGTGTTATGACTCGCGCGGCACCTCAGTTGAACATTTTTGCCATCGGTTTTCCGGTGACCATGATCGGTGGTTTGATCATCTTGTGGTTGACGCTTGATCAAATCATGTCCCATTTTGATGAAGTCTGGCAGGCGGCACAGGTGCTACTGTGCGACATCGCCGGCTTGCAATGTAAGCTTGATGGAGTGCCCTAA
- the fliQ gene encoding flagellar biosynthesis protein FliQ — MSPEAFVDVLREALSIIVVIVSAVVVPSLVVGLIVAVFQAATSINEQTLSFLPRLLTTLLALMFIGHWLVQTLMDFFLEMVQRIPQVVG, encoded by the coding sequence ATGTCACCTGAAGCCTTTGTCGATGTTCTACGAGAAGCTTTATCCATCATCGTGGTTATTGTGTCGGCAGTGGTCGTCCCGAGCTTAGTCGTGGGGCTTATCGTGGCCGTATTTCAGGCGGCAACCTCAATTAACGAACAGACGCTGAGCTTTTTGCCCCGCTTATTGACCACCTTGTTGGCGCTGATGTTTATTGGCCATTGGCTGGTGCAGACATTGATGGATTTCTTTTTGGAGATGGTGCAGCGGATCCCGCAAGTGGTAGGTTAG
- the fliP gene encoding flagellar type III secretion system pore protein FliP (The bacterial flagellar biogenesis protein FliP forms a type III secretion system (T3SS)-type pore required for flagellar assembly.): MPELAWAQDGLFPAVTVTTGADGNTEYSVTMQILLLMTALSFLPAMLIMLTSFTRIIVVLSILRQAIGLQQTPSNQVLIGISLFMTFFIMNPVFEKIYDNAVQPYMNETITLQQAYDAAQKPLKTFMLSQTRNTDLNSFIEISGYQNITTPEETPMTVVIPSFITSELKTAFQIGFMLFIPFLVIDLVVASILMAMGMMMLSPMIVSLPFKIMLFVLVDGWTLVMGTLAGSFGN, from the coding sequence ATGCCCGAGCTGGCTTGGGCGCAGGATGGTTTGTTCCCGGCTGTAACTGTCACAACCGGCGCTGATGGCAACACTGAATACTCAGTGACCATGCAAATTCTGTTGTTGATGACCGCGCTGAGTTTCTTGCCAGCGATGCTCATCATGTTGACCTCGTTTACCCGTATCATTGTGGTGTTATCGATTTTACGACAAGCGATCGGCTTACAACAAACGCCTTCAAATCAGGTACTTATCGGTATTAGCTTGTTCATGACGTTTTTCATCATGAATCCAGTGTTTGAAAAAATCTACGATAACGCCGTGCAGCCCTACATGAATGAAACCATTACGCTGCAGCAAGCCTATGATGCCGCCCAGAAACCGCTCAAAACGTTTATGTTGTCGCAAACCCGCAATACCGATCTCAATTCGTTTATCGAAATCTCTGGCTATCAAAACATTACCACCCCGGAAGAAACACCGATGACGGTAGTCATTCCGTCGTTTATTACTAGCGAACTTAAAACGGCATTCCAAATAGGGTTTATGCTTTTTATTCCGTTCCTAGTGATTGATCTTGTGGTTGCCAGTATTTTGATGGCGATGGGGATGATGATGCTATCGCCAATGATTGTCTCGCTGCCCTTTAAAATCATGCTGTTTGTGCTGGTGGACGGTTGGACGCTGGTGATGGGTACCCTCGCTGGCAGTTTCGGGAATTAG